The segment ATTAAAACattttaactaaacaaagtaatAGTAAATAGGTAAAATCACAATGGGGTGTAACAACAAGGGCCACTTAGCCAGAGCGTTACACATGGTCATTCAAGGAACCATAGGAATAAGAAAATTTAACCTAATCAATTGCATAAGGAATGCACTTTAGGGTAACACATCGCAACAAAAGAGCCAAATACCTACACTATCCCCTATTGGAATTGTTGCATTTAACATACATGCATCAACAATACATTCAATGCTTAGGATACCTATCAGATAAATGCAACCACTGCATGAACAAACACAAACAACATTCCAAGAAGACATGAAGCACACAAGGTACATCCTCATTGATGAGATGAGTTTCATAGGGCCAAAAGCAGTACTAAAATTAGACACTAGGCTACGCGAAGCTTTTCCCCATTGACATATATACACTTTGATGAAGTATCCATAATTCTAATTGGTGAACTCACACAACTACCATCCATGATGGAGAAACCTCTCTACACATCACATTCAAATTCCATAACACCATGGAGCCAATTTACAATAATTGTCACCTTGCAAACAATGTTTCTTCAATAAGGCAAAACTCCAACACAAACACAATTTCGTCAAACATTGCTAAACATATGTAATGCAAAACTGACACAAGAAGACTGTCAACTGTTAATGACACACACAAACAAACAACTTACAACAAGTGAAAACAAACAATTTGATAGTTTAATACATATGTCTGCTACTAATGATTTAGTAAGACTACACAATAGATGAATGTTAAAATAGTTGAACCGTCCAATTGCGATGagtattggaacaagcactagaaGCAAAAAAAACATCACAGAACAACAAGTGAGAAACAAGTGCTACTATGGAGAGGCAAACAAATTGTGCTCACAACCGACATATGGACACAAGTAGGACTTATAAATGGAGCTCTTAGTGTAGTTATTAATATCGTGTATAGTCTTGGCTCTTAACCACCAAACATTCCAACATATGTTGTAGCAAGGATTGATAACTAAAGCAGGCCACCATGGAATCTAGAAGACCCAAAAGCTATACCAATAATACTTGTATCGCTAGGTATTTGTAAGAAAACACTACTCACCATGACATGGGCTATTACCATATACAAATCCTAAGGCTTAATAGTTTAGAAGACAACAATCAATATTGAAAAAATAGAAAGACAAGGATTGGCATTTACAACTATATCCATAGTCAAATCATTAGATGTCCTTCACATTGAACCAACATTCTCTTTTGTGAGgtactctaaaatgcaaaacaatcAATACACAATTataagaaaaaaaagaggaaactCGATTACAACAACTGTCTCTCTAAAAAAATAAAGTACATAATTCCAAGCCCATCTCTTTCACACTTTGACATTGCATGAATTCCATTATTACAAGTTTTCATTTTACAAGTAACACTCATCTACAAAAAGTGAGTATCAATGATTTACAAATTTTCATTTTGCAAGGAAAACTCACGTACGAGAGCTCAAAATTAGTGGCCAACATCAACTCACTCGACTCCTCATTTGAACTATTTTATCTTAAACGATTATAATTTCAAAATATACAATTATATACAATACATAAATTTAAACTCCTTAACTTTTAATATGCAAAATTAcacttattttaaaaaaataacatCAAAACAAAAAAAGACATCTCCACAACCAACAACAAATGTATTTAATATAACTAACTTCATATATTTTAAATTTCATAATTTACAGCATATCCATTACACcacttttggtgcaagtgctagtattaATAACTTAGAAGAGGACATTTTTAACTCTTCTCCAGATTGGAGGTCCCCGCTAAATTTATCAGGATTTCATTTACGATTTCGACGGGACGACGTTAATTTGGCCTAGAATATTTATTAAACAGGAAACGTATAAGCACTCTATCATGGAAGCCTCAAAAAAATGATGAGGATGCTTCAAATTACCCTAAAAAATTGCCAAATCCAATCCAGAATATCTAATCCAACTGCATTTTCGCCACACATCAGTTTTTACTACATAGCTACAAATTCGGCTTCCCAAGACCTTTCCAACGGTGGCTTTTGTGTAGAAAACAATGAAGTTTCACAGTCAAAACCCTCGATGGATTCAGATGTTGTTGTCGATCATGTGTGCGGTCTTCTACGGCACAAGAAATGGTCTTCCTTGGAAAAAATGGTGCCCAGATTGAATCCTTCAAGGCTATATTCAATAATCTGCAGATGTTCTCAGAAGCCTAGGGTTGCTCTGGAATTCTTTTTATGGGTTAAAAAACAGCTAGGACTTCAGCATACAGTTGATTCATATTGTGTTACGATTGATGTCATGAGAAGATGGAGAAGGGCGAGGGCTTACGCCTGGGTTTTTCTTCAGCGCCTTCCGATGCAAAAGAGTAAGGGATTTATATTGGAAGTGgctcaatattttattattaaatttcaaaatttaatagtTTTGGATACGATCATATATTCATTATCCAGGGCTAAAATGCTCAGTGAGGCTATTATGGTGTTTTGTGATATGGGTGGGTATAAATTTTGTCGTTCTATTGAGagtttttacttttttttaatgtGTGTGAAGGAGGAGGGCTTATTTTCAGATTCTAGCTTAACAATGGGGCAATGTATAACTGAAACTAATTGGAGTTGGGTCAGTTCAACAAGAGGTTTGCATTTTAATGAGAAGGGCGATTCAGAAATGAGGAATGCATTTTTGGTGCATAGGGATTGCAAAAGGTTAAGATATGAGCATTTTTGCAAGGAGGATACAGAGACAATGGCATTTATGCATGCAGAAGAAAGGACGGaatttgatagaaattttgatgtttttgtgtctgGTTCAAATATTTACAATCAAAATGAATACATAGGAAACATTTTGGGTGACAAAGATCGCGAGAAGTTAAGATTTGAACGGTATTTCAAGGAGGATAGAGAGAGTGTGCAATTTTTACATGCAAAGGAAAACATGGAATTGGGTAAAAATGTTGGTGTTCTTTCATCTTGTTCAGATTTTTTAAAAGAAATTAGATCCATAGAAGCAATTCTTGTCAAGGATACTCGTCCAGTTTTGATTAAATATAATGACACTATCGGTTACTTGTGTAGGGAGGGCAGGCTGAGGTTGGCTTTTGGGATTCAAAATGTGATGGTCGAGAAGGGTATTCGCCCCACTATATCTACTTATAATATTCTCATTAACGGGCTTTGTAAATTTGCTCAGATGGATGGGGCAAGTGAGCTGCTAAAGGATGTTGTTGAAATGGGTTTTCTCCCTGATTGTTTTACATATAATACATTGATAGATGGGTACTGCAGGGTAGGGTGCTTGGAAAGGGCATTTAGATTGCTGTATACAATGTTCAAAAATGGTGTCCAACCGAATGTTGTTACGTGCAATATCCTCATGAGTGGTCTATGCAAAATTGGCAAAGTGGAGGACGCGAAAAAACTTTGGACTAAAATATTGAATCGGGATGAGTTGTATAACTTGGTTAGTTCAACTATCCTGATTCATGGATGTTGCACCCAAGGCAACATGCACGAGGCTTTGGATTTGTGGAACAAAATGATGAGTGAAGGTGTTGGGCCAGATGTTATTGCTTACAATGTTCTTATACATGGATTTTGTTTAAATGGAAATGTGGGGCATGCTTTGAAACTGTGTGGGAAGATGACAAAAGAGGGTCTTGTGCCTGATATATTTACATATAATACCCTGATTAATGGGTTCTGTAGGGAGGGTGACTTGCAACAGGCTTGCTGGATTTATGATGGCATGTTAGATGCAGGACTTGTCCCAGATCTTGTTTCCTACAAAACCCTTTTGAGAGAGCTTTGCAAGCAGAGGAATGTTATAAAAGCAAAAACATTTTTTCAGCAAATGCTTGATAGTAATGTTGGTGTTGATCATTTTGTATTTAACATACTTATTGATGGTTATGTCAAGGAGGGGAATATGATGGAAGCTTTTAGGATGCGTGATAATATGGTGGCTTTTGGTTTGGTTCCTAATGAAATTACCTACAATTTACTCATCCATGGTCTTGGCAAAGAAGGTGACATTCAACAAGCACTTAGACTGAAGCATGAAATGAAAGCATATGGTTTAGTACCTGACCTTGTTACTTATAATTCACTTATCTATGGACTTTGCAAGGACGGTCACACATTAGAAGCTTCTCAGCTGTATGATGAAATGATAAGTAAAGGTATTTGTGCAGACAAATTTACATACACTGAACTCATTTTTGGGTTTTGTAAGAGAGGAAAGATAGAAAAGGCATGCGGACTTCTTCTAAGGATGCAAAGAAAGGGTTTGTGTGTGGATACCATAGCATCTAATATTGTCTTTTTGACACTTAGCAAGAGAAATAAGACAGATGAGGCACATGAGCTTTTTGAAAGGATGAAAAGAAATGGCTTGCCTGTGGATAATATCACATACAATATTCTCCTAACTGGATACTTAAAGGAGGGCAAACTGCACAAGGCTCGCAAACTTTTTGAAGAGATGGAAGTGAAAGAGTTACATGTCTCTACTCACAACATTCATTAATTAGCTTGGTAAGGGGATTTCTTAAGATTTATGATGGGATGATGCCAAATTGTCTTGTGACTAGCCTTGATGCACAGAATAGCCTGACTAATGGACACTGAAGTGAATGCCACTTGCAAGGAGCTGAGGTGCTGTCCGATGCAGTAAATGAAATGGGTGTCAAATCTGTTGAATGGCAACAGTGAAACAAAATGCTGAAAGCCAACTTTAACACGCTGGAACAAAATGCAGAACTTAATGTATCCAACTCTTGACAAACTGTCAAAATCAGGTAAATGCTGAACATTTTTGTTGCCTCTTTGTCAGCTTAGCTTATAGATGTTTTTTGATTTGTTCTATGAAATCCATAGTTGTGTATGATCCATGTATGCTCCAGCCTATTGTTCTTAACCATAACAATAAaagtttgagatttttttttttttaatttgtataatTCTAAGCAATCAGAGTACAAGAAATAGTGAAACCTTGAACAATTTGAAAGAACACGGGAATATGCCATAAACAGGATAAAAAACTTATCCGCAACAATTACAAAATCAAAATGAATAACATGTGATTAAATGGTGAGTCATAGGTCTAAATACTAGCACTTGCAGCAGAAGGGGTGCACGGATCATGCCGATGGAGAAATAATTGCAACTTAATATGTTAGAAAGTACAATTCAATTTGTGCATTTAATACATTATTTTAGACAGAAAAATTTGCACACGAACAGATACATAAAAGATTATATATACAAAACATGACTCTGTATTGTGATGAGTTTCCCCAGATAGATCTACATGCATGACCTTGTCCCACAATAAAGAAGAATCATTGAACAAATCTGTTATATTTGATACTCAGAATTTCATAATAAATCCAAATCACAAATATCAAACATAATATATCTATTTGATTAGTAAAACAAAATTAAACCCCCTCTAACCCTCTCATTTACATTTATCAGTATCAACTCTACAATTAATCATAACATTCTTTAGAGTAATATAGGATAAAATTCTTTCTCTATGTATAGGGATTGTAAGGAGTTAACCTATGGATTTTGATGTGACTCATGACGGATAATGTTAATGGGGGCATAGTTAGGCAGAGGAGTAGATTGTGGTAGTGTTATATTACTCGTGCCCAAAATGAATGGTATTATTTGACTGAGAGCAGTGTTATCTTTACTTTTGAGACATTGCTTCTTTCTTTAATTCCTTTTTGTTCTTTTGCTACATGTTCTTGTTTTGATTTGGTTTGATATTAGCATCTTCTGCCTTGGAAACCTCTGCAATAGCTGTTGGCATTGCAACCTGATGAGTCTTGGCAATATATCTTTTCTGTGCCATGGCCTCTTGCATTGGAGCCTTCTTCCCCTTTGCTCACTTCACAGTACAAATATTCTTTAATCTCAATATATgccttttgttttcttttttttgcttTTGCAGTAGCAAAAATTAGGTTAGAGAGCACTGCAAACATCATTTCTGGCAAGCACTTGCTTGTTCCTCAACTGGTCCATTTTGCACCTGCATAATTGCTGCATTGGTGAGAGCTTTGATAACAAATGCCATGTACTGTCCCCATTTTTAAGCCATCTTGTTCTTTGAGTGTTGGCCAATTTTCATGGTTTTCTGTAGGTTTGTAGATGCACGCATTGGGAGAGTTCCAATGTTCTTGGTGAGCTCAATTCCCTGTCTCAGTGGATTTCAAAAAcaattgctatttatagtaagtgctcaTCTAGCATGGATCTTCCTGAGTTTTTTGGGTTTGTTCTCCTCAGTCCTCAGAGAACATTGCTATTTATGGTAAGTGCTTGCATGACACTAATCTTTCAGGGTTTTTTTGTGTTTGTTCTCTTCGGTTCGCAGATAAcactgctatttatagtaagtcttgCATGACATAGATCTTTTTGGGTTTTTTAGGGTTTGTGCTCGTTGGTCCTCAAAGACAACTGCTATTTATAGTAATTtctttcatggcattgatctttttggGTTTATTCTCTTTGGTTCTTGGAGAACATTGCTATCTTTAGTATGTCCTTGTGTCAGCATCAATTATCATCTTACAACTTCAGTTATGTTTCTGCATGATCAGATTTCGATTTCCGGTGCTTGATGAGTTTCATGAGGTGATGGATATTATTTCAATATATACACTAAAGTTATTAAatgacttttaaattttttgctTTAGTGTTAAATAACAAAGTGCTAAGCGTTGACCCCAAAGTTGGATGCCTAGGTTATGAGGGAAATAAAACTGAAGTTGTTTTAAAAGCTTAATGAGAGATTTTTTGGGggaaattaaatatttgaatttttaaaagtgCCCTAATTCCCTCCAAACTCTATAAATTAGTTTCTGGGCACTCATTTCTTCATTCAGATGTTGCACACATAACAGGATGCTGCTGGAATAAACAAAGATTCAGATGCTGCACACATAATAGGGAATTTCTTCTGAGATTGATAGAGAACGGCGGAAACCCTCATCAAATACACTAGTTTCGGTGGTGAAAGATCCTCCCTAGTTGGTTTGGTGTTTTCACAGAGGAAACTCATTGGTTTTCATAGATTTTCTGGAATTGGGgtttgaagaaaataaaaatatacaatGTTTTTTGGTTGCAGATTTGTGTGTTTGCTTTTTAGCAAAGATTTTGGGTGTTTTTGGTGGTGTTTCAAGTATTCTCTATGCTGGCTGTGCAACTGAGGGTTTCAGATGATGCCCTAGTTATAGAACCTTCTTTTGGCACTGAAAAAAAGGTGGAAAAGGTTTAAATTTGTGGGGCTATTCTTGTTGTTGGGTATTGAAATCATTGTTTGACTGCTGTATCATACGTCCAACAAGTTTCATTGGTGCTTGGTGTTGATTTTGCCATGGAATAACAGACTTACATTAATTAGAATGAAAGATACCCTTACAGATTTCTTTACCTAATCTTGCAATATTTTTCCCAGAATTTTAACAAGCAAATTTCTTTGACCCATCATTCCAATGTGCATTATTTATTTGCAGTTTAGGCAGTAAAGATTGCCCAAAACATCAAACCAAGATAGGAGAATTATCAAATCTGCAATTTTTTATTCAACCAGAGTTTTATAAATAATAACAGTACCACACGGAACAATTGGAATCCTGACCTTGCACAATTGTTACCAGAACCCGAATTGCATCAGCACACTGCTGAAAAGCTACAACGTTATACCCTTTTCGTTGGAAGTTGCCAAGCCAGGAAATGTGCGAGGCACAAGAAACTTCTATTCTTCAGTGACTGATAACTGTGACCCTGATAGTTGCAGTATAATCACTCCAGGATATTCAAGATACCTACTCACAATTCTGCCTTCAACAATGAACCACCATTTGTCTTCAATGATGTCTTTGTAATTTATGGTAGAGGACAAAAGCTGCGTCCAAGCAGGGGTCTCTGTATCCTAATCTTCCCTTCCTCTGACTATGGTCTTCTCAAAGATACCTGCCTTATGCATTGCTGCAAATTTCTAAGATACCGGCAATAGCATTAATAACCTCATGCACCAAATCTTATAGTGCTGATAGACATAAGCCTTACCCACAAATGTTAAACTTTATATGCAGCTCCTTAAACGGCAAATATTAATTTCAATCCACAGCTTACACAAGATATATGAATTCCACAGCCTATCAATGCAACGATGTATTAAAAAGAACCAAAGGTTTTGGGATTTACATTGGAGTCGGCTCCTTTAGTTAATTCCAGCAAATATTAGTCATGCTACGATTCACAAATATTGAACAATGACAGATAActatattatcaattggtattaaatTGAACATTAACAGCTTCAAACttatttctccgataatgcctgaTCATTGAGCTCCCTTTAATTATTCCTCAAATAACATGGTTACTCAGAATAAAATAATCTTATTCCCAAATCAGATACAGATATCAAATACCTCAAACATCTTTATTCCTGAGACAAAACTCAAATCCTTATTTGTCTCCAttggagacttcacaaatttggcgCAGATATAGACTCCATCATGAATCCACCCttttgcaagaaccatgttatcaTCCAGCTCTTCTGTCAAACTCCTGAAGGTTTCCGTCTCTAGAAATCATAAAACGTTTATCAGATCAAAAGCATGCCTTACTTCCGCCCTCCAGGCACCTTATAAAGAACTCCTAGAAGCTTCTAGAATATTAGGCCGACCACATTTGGAGAACTTTATTTAATcgataatatttattaatttattattatttaattaaattaattaatattaagtcatcatttgaatacatcttttattttttgacaacttaataaaaatcaattcaattaattgtcACTTAAAAACTGGGGATGTTACATAGAAGTTGGAAAGGTGACTTTAGGTGTTGTGGCCAGCTGTTGGATAATGCTCAGGAGTGACTTATAGTCTAATCTGAGCTATATCAGACCCTGAGAAGATAACTAGTTTGATTGCTGGGTGTTATttttgttgtttgtaactaggtaaaaatgggttcggattgccttaaggcaacatccgaacccatataggactgggtcctatcctaaaggggtaacgtgcccccaagttGAGCCCAGCCCTATACCTCCACGCCATCCTAAATACTCCACGCCACAAtaaataaattggcgccaaaagaGGGAGGCCGACTTGGATTTAATAAAGGCTAAGGACTCATATAAATAAAGGTTAAATTGCAAATGCAAATACAATTCATTTATCCATGAAATCAGTGAATTAGCTCTGCAAACAAGAGGTGAGAAATCACCAAAGAAGGCTGTGCGAATTTGTCCAAGGATTGGGCGAACTTATTCAAGAGGATATAGGGCATTTTGGTGCAGTCTTGAAGCATGCAaaaagggcagatctgatatataaagatc is part of the Cryptomeria japonica chromosome 10, Sugi_1.0, whole genome shotgun sequence genome and harbors:
- the LOC131073392 gene encoding pentatricopeptide repeat-containing protein At5g24830 isoform X1, coding for MMRMLQITLKNCQIQSRISNPTAFSPHISFYYIATNSASQDLSNGGFCVENNEVSQSKPSMDSDVVVDHVCGLLRHKKWSSLEKMVPRLNPSRLYSIICRCSQKPRVALEFFLWVKKQLGLQHTVDSYCVTIDVMRRWRRARAYAWVFLQRLPMQKSKGFILEVAQYFIIKFQNLIVLDTIIYSLSRAKMLSEAIMVFCDMGGYKFCRSIESFYFFLMCVKEEGLFSDSSLTMGQCITETNWSWVSSTRGLHFNEKGDSEMRNAFLVHRDCKRLRYEHFCKEDTETMAFMHAEERTEFDRNFDVFVSGSNIYNQNEYIGNILGDKDREKLRFERYFKEDRESVQFLHAKENMELGKNVGVLSSCSDFLKEIRSIEAILVKDTRPVLIKYNDTIGYLCREGRLRLAFGIQNVMVEKGIRPTISTYNILINGLCKFAQMDGASELLKDVVEMGFLPDCFTYNTLIDGYCRVGCLERAFRLLYTMFKNGVQPNVVTCNILMSGLCKIGKVEDAKKLWTKILNRDELYNLVSSTILIHGCCTQGNMHEALDLWNKMMSEGVGPDVIAYNVLIHGFCLNGNVGHALKLCGKMTKEGLVPDIFTYNTLINGFCREGDLQQACWIYDGMLDAGLVPDLVSYKTLLRELCKQRNVIKAKTFFQQMLDSNVGVDHFVFNILIDGYVKEGNMMEAFRMRDNMVAFGLVPNEITYNLLIHGLGKEGDIQQALRLKHEMKAYGLVPDLVTYNSLIYGLCKDGHTLEASQLYDEMISKGICADKFTYTELIFGFCKRGKIEKACGLLLRMQRKGLCVDTIASNIVFLTLSKRNKTDEAHELFERMKRNGLPVDNITYNILLTGYLKEGKLHKARKLFEEMEVKELHVSTHNIH
- the LOC131073392 gene encoding pentatricopeptide repeat-containing protein At5g24830 isoform X2, yielding MGQCITETNWSWVSSTRGLHFNEKGDSEMRNAFLVHRDCKRLRYEHFCKEDTETMAFMHAEERTEFDRNFDVFVSGSNIYNQNEYIGNILGDKDREKLRFERYFKEDRESVQFLHAKENMELGKNVGVLSSCSDFLKEIRSIEAILVKDTRPVLIKYNDTIGYLCREGRLRLAFGIQNVMVEKGIRPTISTYNILINGLCKFAQMDGASELLKDVVEMGFLPDCFTYNTLIDGYCRVGCLERAFRLLYTMFKNGVQPNVVTCNILMSGLCKIGKVEDAKKLWTKILNRDELYNLVSSTILIHGCCTQGNMHEALDLWNKMMSEGVGPDVIAYNVLIHGFCLNGNVGHALKLCGKMTKEGLVPDIFTYNTLINGFCREGDLQQACWIYDGMLDAGLVPDLVSYKTLLRELCKQRNVIKAKTFFQQMLDSNVGVDHFVFNILIDGYVKEGNMMEAFRMRDNMVAFGLVPNEITYNLLIHGLGKEGDIQQALRLKHEMKAYGLVPDLVTYNSLIYGLCKDGHTLEASQLYDEMISKGICADKFTYTELIFGFCKRGKIEKACGLLLRMQRKGLCVDTIASNIVFLTLSKRNKTDEAHELFERMKRNGLPVDNITYNILLTGYLKEGKLHKARKLFEEMEVKELHVSTHNIH
- the LOC131073392 gene encoding pentatricopeptide repeat-containing protein At5g24830 isoform X3; this encodes MQRKTWNWVKMEGRLRLAFGIQNVMVEKGIRPTISTYNILINGLCKFAQMDGASELLKDVVEMGFLPDCFTYNTLIDGYCRVGCLERAFRLLYTMFKNGVQPNVVTCNILMSGLCKIGKVEDAKKLWTKILNRDELYNLVSSTILIHGCCTQGNMHEALDLWNKMMSEGVGPDVIAYNVLIHGFCLNGNVGHALKLCGKMTKEGLVPDIFTYNTLINGFCREGDLQQACWIYDGMLDAGLVPDLVSYKTLLRELCKQRNVIKAKTFFQQMLDSNVGVDHFVFNILIDGYVKEGNMMEAFRMRDNMVAFGLVPNEITYNLLIHGLGKEGDIQQALRLKHEMKAYGLVPDLVTYNSLIYGLCKDGHTLEASQLYDEMISKGICADKFTYTELIFGFCKRGKIEKACGLLLRMQRKGLCVDTIASNIVFLTLSKRNKTDEAHELFERMKRNGLPVDNITYNILLTGYLKEGKLHKARKLFEEMEVKELHVSTHNIH